Proteins from a genomic interval of Hemitrygon akajei unplaced genomic scaffold, sHemAka1.3 Scf000067, whole genome shotgun sequence:
- the LOC140722004 gene encoding uncharacterized protein: MPFTNSDCEKGFTQSSQLKSHQRVHTGEKPFTCSECGKGFARSSVLKVHQRVHTGGRPFTCSDCGKGFAHSSNLHRHQRIHTGEKPFTCSECGKVFAQSSELKSHQRVHTGEKLFTCSECGKGFVRSFELKLHQRVYTSERPYTCSECGKGFTHLSNLHRHQRVHTGEKPFTCSECGKGFARSSQLKSHQRVHTGEKPFTCSECGKGFVRSSELKVHQRVHTGERPFTCSECGKGFVRSSELKSHQRVHTGEKPFTCSECGKGFVRSSELKVHQRVHTGERPFTCSDCGKGFTHSSNLHSHQRVHTGEKPFTCSECGKGFAQSAQLKEHQRIHTGEKPFTCSECGKGFTQSAQLKLHQRVHTGEKPFTCSECGKGFIRSSQLLRHQQIHTGEKPFTCSECGKGFIRSSQLLRHQQIHTGEKPFICSECGKGFTHSSNLHSHQRVHTGEKPFTCSECGKRFAQSAQLKVHQRIHTGEKPFTCSECGKEFTQSAQLKLHQRVHTGEKPFTCSECGKGFIRSSQLLRHQQIHTGEKPFICSERTSVCSHCGEAVHLLRLWERIHSAF; encoded by the coding sequence atgccattcacaaactcagactgtgagaagggattcacccagtcatctcaactgaagtcacatcagcgagtccacactggggagaagccgttcacttgctctgaatgtgggaaaggattcgctcggtcatctgtactgaaggtacatcagcgagttcacactggggggaggccgttcacctgctcagactgtgggaagggattcgctcacTCGTCCAACCTGCacagacaccagcgaattcacactggggagaagccgttcacttgctctgaatgtgggaaggtattcgctcagtcatctgaactgaagtcccatcagcgagttcatactggggagaagctgttcacctgctctgaatgtgggaaaggatttgttcggtcatttgaactgaagttacatcagcgagtttaCACTAGTGAGAGGCCATACAcctgctctgagtgtgggaagggattcactcacttgtccaacctacacagacaccagcgagtccacactggggagaagccattcacttgctctgaatgtgggaaaggatttgctcggtcatctcaactgaagtcacatcagcgagttcatactggggagaagccattcacctgctctgaatgtgggaaaggatttgttcggtcatctgaactgaaggtacatcagcgagttcacactggggagaggccgttcacctgctctgagtgtgggaagggatttgttcggtcatctgaactgaagtcccatcagcgagttcatactggggagaagccgttcacctgctctgaatgtgggaaaggatttgttcggtcatctgaactgaaggtacatcagcgagttcacactggggagaggccgttcacctgctctgactgtgggaagggattcactcactcgtccaacctacacagccaccagcgagttcacactggggagaagccgttcacatgctctgaatgtgggaaaggattcgctcagtcagctcaactgaaggagcatcagcgaatccacactggagagaagccgttcacatgctctgaatgtgggaaaggattcacccagtcagctcaactgaagttacatcagagagtccacaccggggagaagccgttcacttgctcagaatgtgggaaaggattcattcgttcatctcaactcctgagacaccagcaaattcacactggggagaaaccattcacttgctcagaatgtgggaaaggattcattcgttcatctcaactcctgagacaccagcaaattcacactggggagaaaccattcatctgctcagaatgtgggaagggattcactcactcgtccaacctacacagccaccagcgagttcacactggggagaagccgttcacatgctctgaatgtgggaaacgattcgcccagtcagctcaactgaaggtacatcagcgaatccacactggagagaagccgttcacatgctctgaatgtgggaaagaattcacccagtcagctcaactgaagttacatcagagagtccacaccggggagaagccgttcacttgctcagaatgtgggaaaggattcattcgttcatctcaactcctgagacaccagcaaattcacactggggagaaaccattcatctgctcagaaagaacatcagtttgttcacactgtggagaggccgttcacctgctcagactgtgggaaaggattcactcggcgtTTTAG